A single Defluviitalea saccharophila DNA region contains:
- a CDS encoding carbohydrate ABC transporter permease: MKSMFKRVMFKERNRSIIYSIIGILIGAVFLFPLYWIVVSSLKTDVEIFAIPQTFFPTKLEWSNYTEQLFGKNNAFRAYINSTIIALSAMTTSMILGIPAAYGLARYKIPGKKAIITTFLVTQMLPSSLVLTPLFLTFSKLKLLNTYFAPIFSVATISIPFIVIILRPIFKTYPIEIEDAAKIDGCNRFSAFFRIVLPMSKPGIITVASFSFIHGWNDLVYSMTFNNKEIYRPMTATIYNLITEFGTQWNKVMAYGVLLVLPVVCMFVFLQKYIISGLTNGSVKG, from the coding sequence ATGAAGAGTATGTTTAAAAGAGTTATGTTTAAAGAAAGAAACAGATCCATTATTTATAGCATTATTGGAATTCTTATAGGTGCTGTATTTTTATTTCCGCTTTATTGGATAGTGGTTAGTTCATTAAAGACAGATGTAGAGATTTTTGCAATACCACAGACATTTTTTCCAACGAAATTAGAATGGTCGAACTATACGGAGCAACTTTTCGGTAAAAATAATGCATTTCGTGCATATATCAATTCCACTATAATAGCGCTTTCGGCTATGACAACTTCGATGATTCTTGGGATTCCGGCAGCATATGGACTGGCAAGATATAAAATTCCTGGGAAAAAAGCTATTATTACAACTTTTTTAGTAACCCAAATGCTGCCATCATCCCTTGTACTGACACCTTTATTTTTAACATTTTCTAAATTGAAATTGCTTAACACCTATTTTGCACCGATTTTTTCTGTGGCAACCATTTCGATTCCTTTTATTGTAATCATATTAAGACCGATTTTTAAAACATATCCCATAGAAATTGAGGATGCAGCTAAAATAGACGGATGTAACCGATTTTCTGCATTTTTCCGCATAGTACTTCCTATGTCTAAACCGGGGATTATTACCGTAGCATCTTTTTCATTCATACACGGATGGAATGACCTTGTATACTCTATGACTTTTAATAATAAAGAAATCTATAGGCCTATGACCGCTACAATTTATAATTTGATTACTGAGTTTGGCACACAGTGGAATAAGGTCATGGCATACGGCGTTTTATTGGTATTACCGGTGGTTTGTATGTTTGTATTCTTACAAAAATATATCATCAGCGGGCTTACCAATGGTTCTGTAAAAGGTTAA
- a CDS encoding glycoside hydrolase family 31 protein, with product MKGLVWSENNKLVHQYDDEIIWIEPFGRNSLRVRVTKMPEMPQKDWALITPLKTEASIHIGEELCSITNGNITGKINKFGIIWFENEKGEILLKERWQTKQDLHEHKALLYFGRELKPILGGLYKATMTFEPNPNEKIFGMGQRQMEHLDMMGCELELAQRNSQASIPFFLSNRGYGFFWNNPAYGRATFAKNLTRFTAEVTAAVDYWITAGDTPAQIVEQYMDVVGKAPKFPEWAAGFWQCKLRYKNQEELLNVAREYKKRGLPISVIVIDFFHWPMQGDWKFDEKYWPDPKAMVEELKSMGIELMVSIWPTVDPRSENYAEMKQKGYLVRTDKGVRTQHTCLGATVYYDATNPGAQEYVWNKAKENYFKYGIKTFWLDEAEPEYTTYDFELYRYHIGTNLEVGNIYPMMYSKGFYDGMKKEGIEAPLNLVRCAWAGSQRYGALLWSGDVHSSFESLRMQFAAGLNVGISGIPWWTTDIGGFYGGDPKDPKFRELIVRWFQYGLFCPVFRLHGYRLPIKHGSYGVDTGLFDYDTSGPNEVWEFGEEAYEIIKELMFIREKLRPYILKQMEIASDKGTPPMRPLFYDFPEDKKTWEVHNQFLFGSDILVAPVLYEGQKQCQLYLPNGSNWVDFKTSRIYEGGQTISYDTPLDTIPVFIKEGSEIFL from the coding sequence ATGAAAGGACTAGTATGGTCAGAAAACAATAAATTAGTACATCAATACGACGATGAAATCATATGGATAGAGCCCTTTGGAAGAAACAGTCTTCGAGTTAGGGTTACAAAAATGCCAGAAATGCCCCAAAAAGATTGGGCTCTTATTACACCGCTGAAAACAGAAGCTTCTATTCATATCGGAGAAGAGCTATGCAGCATCACAAACGGGAATATCACAGGAAAAATCAATAAATTCGGAATTATATGGTTTGAAAATGAAAAAGGAGAGATTCTGCTAAAAGAAAGATGGCAAACAAAGCAAGATCTTCATGAACATAAGGCGTTGTTATACTTTGGAAGAGAATTAAAGCCGATTTTGGGAGGACTGTATAAGGCGACCATGACATTTGAACCCAATCCCAATGAAAAAATATTCGGTATGGGACAAAGACAAATGGAACATCTTGATATGATGGGGTGTGAATTAGAATTAGCTCAGAGAAATTCTCAAGCAAGCATTCCCTTCTTTCTTTCTAATAGAGGATATGGATTTTTTTGGAATAATCCTGCTTACGGAAGAGCAACTTTTGCAAAGAATTTGACCAGATTTACGGCAGAAGTAACTGCTGCAGTAGATTATTGGATTACAGCAGGAGATACGCCGGCTCAAATTGTTGAACAATACATGGATGTGGTTGGAAAGGCTCCAAAATTTCCCGAATGGGCTGCAGGCTTCTGGCAATGTAAACTCCGATACAAAAATCAAGAAGAACTGCTTAATGTGGCAAGAGAATATAAGAAAAGAGGACTTCCTATTTCGGTGATAGTTATTGATTTCTTTCACTGGCCCATGCAAGGAGATTGGAAATTTGATGAAAAGTATTGGCCGGATCCTAAAGCTATGGTAGAGGAACTAAAATCAATGGGTATTGAATTAATGGTTTCTATATGGCCGACAGTGGATCCCAGAAGTGAAAATTATGCGGAAATGAAGCAAAAAGGATATTTGGTCAGAACCGATAAAGGGGTTCGTACCCAGCACACTTGTCTTGGGGCAACGGTTTACTATGATGCTACCAATCCTGGAGCACAGGAATACGTATGGAATAAGGCAAAGGAAAATTACTTTAAATACGGTATTAAAACTTTCTGGCTGGATGAAGCGGAACCGGAATATACGACTTATGACTTTGAACTTTATAGATATCATATAGGAACCAATCTTGAGGTAGGAAATATCTATCCTATGATGTACTCAAAAGGATTTTATGATGGCATGAAAAAAGAAGGAATTGAAGCGCCCCTTAACTTGGTTCGGTGTGCTTGGGCAGGAAGCCAAAGATACGGAGCCCTTCTATGGTCCGGAGATGTTCATTCTAGTTTTGAATCCTTGCGTATGCAGTTTGCAGCGGGCTTAAATGTCGGAATCAGCGGTATTCCCTGGTGGACGACGGATATAGGCGGATTTTACGGTGGAGATCCTAAAGATCCAAAATTTAGAGAATTAATTGTTCGCTGGTTTCAATATGGTCTGTTTTGTCCCGTATTTAGGCTTCATGGCTATCGTCTGCCAATAAAACACGGATCTTATGGGGTGGATACAGGGTTATTCGATTATGATACCAGTGGTCCTAATGAAGTTTGGGAATTTGGAGAGGAAGCTTATGAAATAATTAAAGAGTTGATGTTTATCAGAGAAAAGTTAAGACCCTATATTTTAAAGCAAATGGAAATTGCCAGCGATAAGGGGACACCTCCTATGAGACCACTTTTCTATGATTTCCCTGAAGATAAGAAAACCTGGGAAGTACATAATCAATTTTTATTTGGCAGCGATATATTAGTTGCACCAGTATTATATGAAGGACAAAAACAGTGTCAATTGTATCTGCCTAATGGAAGCAATTGGGTTGATTTTAAAACTTCCAGGATATATGAAGGAGGACAGACGATTTCCTACGATACACCCCTTGATACCATTCCTGTATTTATTAAAGAAGGATCTGAAATTTTTTTATAA